One genomic region from Leishmania braziliensis MHOM/BR/75/M2904 complete genome, chromosome 35 encodes:
- a CDS encoding putative proteasome activator protein pa26, producing the protein MAQAIRDTYSEEASFAIVEEWSSKVLADLEARATNAHHARQGVLAKPYTADAAETVPVSVVASLREFQGELHDIYRGAETIRTVIACRIPELKSEDNLGVEVQMAVLKMVDSLEGKLLGSGGDKDGGVPCVAGMYATRDYLTARGSVEDKVLGKAGDDDKKTKSAAPSVLMELQQIDADALLKLELSAMQISTQIRSFINAYALNWKKLIQPRSNGSEKNIT; encoded by the coding sequence ATGGCGCAGGCCATCCGCGACACCTACAGTGAGGAAGCGAGTTTTGCAATCGTGGAAGAATGGTCCTCGAAGGTGCTGGCGGACCTCGAGGCGCGCGCTACGAATGCACACCACGCACGCCAAGGAGTGCTGGCGAAACCCTACACAGCAGACGCCGCGGAAACGGTGCCGGTCAGCGTCGTGGCGTCGTTGCGCGAGTTTCAAGGGGAGCTGCACGACATCTACCGCGGTGCTGAGACGATCCGCACCGTCATTGCGTGCCGAATTCCTGAGCTAAAGTCAGAGGACAACCTCGGGGTCGAGGTGCAGATGGCTGTGTTGAAGATGGTTGACTCGCTGGAAGGAAAGCTGCTTGGCTCCGGTGGTGACAAGGACGGCGGTGTGCCATGTGTGGCAGGCATGTACGCGACGCGCGACTACCTCACCGCCCGTGGATCCGTGGAAGACAAGGTGCTCGGCAAGGCCGGCGACGATGACAAGAAGACAAAgtccgctgcgccgtcggtgctgatggagctgcagcagattGATGCAGATGCGCTTCTGAAGCTGGAGCTCAGTGCCATGCAGATCTCGACGCAGATCCGCTCTTTCATCAACGCCTATGCCCTCAACTGGAAGAAGCTGATTCAGCCGCGCTCCAATGGATCTGAGAAGAACATCACCTAG
- a CDS encoding conserved CBS domain protein, with the protein MASSEVQRPYYPASAAHTRYQTGSSLLEAEYRPTDEECATLAAPIADFLRNCSCYDMLGVSTQVVVLDVQAPLSVAFIAAQETRIQSCVLWDPRKRQYVGVLTSTDYICILLYCQSHPREADAVALWTIEHWQQVKETQGLGRPNEKLGAPPGPKSGIVTCKTDTSLHDCLQMMREHCVRRIVALAEKEGEDFSLVAMMDVEQIVEYLGVMFFHIEKAVGSIGRACGGAAGDGVGGGGAPHRTNLTMSTATNTTSGAGGHDDLSTRSANSTVGGNADVSPLQQNSSHPLRSNYFDDYDDDPQGVFSLGEAYVLPPYVASIITQAEAAGASGSGGVGIASDVRVGPYSSIFDVPFMYVPHIGVHRRKPIFATMEQKLSEALTLMLDNSTESIAVCAQKDGTIVDVVSRSDLLRMENQGVYDTQLTVRKALASKASDHIFVFYETDTLREIFSHFVRRRVKELFMVDPDTGRLLGQLNVAEFVYFLVFGVSK; encoded by the coding sequence ATGGCTTCGTCTGAGGTGCAGCGCCCCTACTACCCCGCGAGTGCGGCTCACACGCGCTATCAGACAGGCTCCTCTCTTCTGGAAGCAGAGTACAGGCCCACCGATGAGGAGTGCGCCACCCTCGCAGCTCCGATTGCCGACTTCCTGCGCAACTGCAGCTGCTACGACATGCTCGGCGTGTCGACCCAGGTGGTGGTCCTCGATGTGCAGGCACCGCTGTCCGTCGCCTTCATCGCTGCCCAAGAGACGCGCATCCAGAGCTGTGTCCTATGGGACCCGCGCAAGCGGCAGTACGTCGGCGTGCTCACCTCTACCGATTACATTTGTATTCTCCTATACTGCCAATCACACCCGAGGGAGGCAGATGCGGTGGCCTTGTGGACAATCGAGCACTGGCAACAGGTGAAGGAGACGCAGGGACTCGGACGGCCGAATGAGAAGTTGGGTGCGCCGCCAGGACCAAAGAGCGGTATCGTCACGTGCAAGACCGACACCTCACTCCACGACTGCCTGCAGATGATGCGGGAGCACTGCGTCCGCCGCATCGTCGCCTTagcggagaaggagggcgaggacTTCAGCCTCGTCGCCATGATGGACGTGGAGCAGATTGTCGAGTACCTTGGGGTGATGTTCTTTCACATTGAGAAGGCCGTTGGGTCAATCGGTCGGGcctgcggtggcgcagcaggtgacggcgttggtggcggcggtgccccTCACCGCACAAACTTGACGATGTCCACAGCGACAAACACgaccagcggcgccggcggtcACGACGATTTGTCCACGCGCAGCGCAAACAGCACTGTCGGTGGCAACGCAGACGTGTCCCCGCTACAGCAAAACAGCAGCCACCCGCTCAGGTCAAACTATTTTGACGACTACGATGACGACCCGCAGGGAGTCTTTTCTCTTGGCGAAGCTTATGTGCTGCCCCCCTACGTTGCGTCTATCATTACccaggcagaggcggcagggGCGAGTGGGTCTGGTGGTGTTGGCATCGCTTCTGACGTGCGCGTCGGCCCTTACAGCTCCATCTTCGACGTCCCGTTCATGTATGTGCCGCACATCGGCGTACACCGCCGGAAGCCCATCTTTGCAACGATGGAGCAGAAGCTGAGCGAGGCGCTGACGCTTATGCTGGACAACAGCACCGAGAGCATCGCTGTTTGCGCACAAAAAGATGGCACCATCGTCGACGTCGTTAGTCGCAGCGACCTTCTGCGGATGGAGAACCAGGGCGTGTACGACACGCAGCTGACAGTGCGGAAGGCGCTGGCGAGCAAGGCTAGCGACCACATCTTTGTCTTTTACGAGACGGATACGCTGCGGGAAATATTCTCACACTTtgtgcggcgccgcgtcaagGAGCTCTTCATGGTGGACCCGGACACAGGGCGGCTGCTGGGGCAGCTGAATGTGGCGGAGTTTGTGTACTTCCTAGTCTTCGGCGTCAGCAAGTAG